The Geotalea uraniireducens Rf4 genome window below encodes:
- a CDS encoding putative nucleotidyltransferase substrate binding domain-containing protein: MAIFLGAKGGDILATRSVTDLMAGLKGKLDEKMAYLLSGEDEDLLLGFKRRLEEELVFEEDVSARFADCMAELERVEYVDQLPDLLERFNRTATDHFARRGSVVALHELCTACYDVVMRKALELAVAGMELDSKESPAVPYCFLAGGSAGRMEQTLGDGAEYFLVHEDYCGDFSAYFEEFAYRFIAILKLCGFASAGKRPLSGAGVWHGAGDGWRSWARNQLHHGWDGLSAGLASLADLRGICGDETMIADLTRFARNVLMEEQQSETFTPAMRKLSSMPVALGMFGGFRVSRSGEHRGEFDLEAFALNPLVMNVRILAIRHGLAETGTVGRIKALLDGGHLGVELAERLLNAYHIVTRQKIIMEIVHGAVMTEGFFLNPEDLSAEEAHRLKIGLEAVLSLQRIVYQSFAEQG, encoded by the coding sequence ATGGCGATTTTTCTTGGGGCAAAGGGTGGCGATATTCTGGCGACCCGGAGCGTCACCGACTTGATGGCCGGGTTGAAGGGAAAATTGGATGAGAAAATGGCCTATCTTCTTTCCGGCGAGGATGAAGACCTCCTGCTGGGTTTCAAGAGACGGCTTGAAGAGGAGCTGGTTTTTGAAGAGGACGTTTCCGCCCGCTTTGCCGACTGCATGGCGGAGCTGGAACGTGTGGAATATGTGGACCAGCTTCCTGACTTGCTTGAACGGTTCAATCGGACGGCAACCGATCATTTCGCCCGTCGTGGTTCGGTGGTGGCGCTTCATGAGTTATGCACCGCCTGTTACGATGTCGTAATGCGCAAGGCCCTGGAACTGGCTGTGGCCGGCATGGAACTGGACTCAAAGGAGAGCCCGGCTGTCCCCTATTGTTTTCTGGCCGGGGGGAGTGCGGGGCGCATGGAACAGACCCTCGGCGACGGGGCCGAATACTTCCTTGTTCACGAAGATTACTGTGGCGACTTTTCTGCATATTTCGAAGAGTTTGCCTACAGGTTCATCGCCATTCTGAAGTTGTGCGGGTTTGCAAGTGCCGGCAAACGTCCCCTTTCAGGCGCAGGGGTGTGGCACGGCGCCGGAGACGGGTGGCGGAGTTGGGCCCGAAACCAGCTGCATCATGGCTGGGATGGGCTGAGCGCCGGGCTGGCGAGTCTCGCCGACCTGCGCGGGATTTGCGGCGACGAGACGATGATTGCCGACCTGACGAGGTTTGCACGCAACGTGCTCATGGAGGAACAGCAGTCGGAAACATTTACGCCGGCAATGAGGAAGTTATCTTCCATGCCGGTGGCGCTCGGCATGTTCGGCGGTTTCAGGGTTTCAAGGAGCGGTGAGCATCGGGGAGAGTTCGATCTGGAGGCATTCGCCCTGAATCCGTTGGTCATGAATGTCCGTATCCTGGCAATACGCCATGGCCTGGCGGAGACCGGCACTGTCGGCCGGATCAAGGCTCTCCTCGACGGTGGACACCTGGGGGTGGAGCTGGCCGAAAGGCTGTTAAATGCTTACCATATCGTTACCCGGCAGAAGATCATCATGGAAATAGTTCATGGCGCCGTGATGACGGAGGGCTTTTTCCTCAATCCCGAAGACCTGTCGGCGGAAGAAGCGCATCGTCTGAAAATCGGCCTGGAAGCGGTGCTCAGCCTGCAGCGGATCGTTTATCAATCTTTCGCGGAGCAAGGTTAG
- a CDS encoding VC_2705 family sodium/solute symporter yields MTKDPVSIWPLVIVVGVLIAFVMAGLRAKARESSDYGFGGRYIGRIGGGAAIASNWMSAASFLGMAGLLYLHGYFAFAYIIGWTGGYVLLLVLMAGQIRRFGKYTTPDFVGDRYASPAARLIAAVISITISIIYCIAQFKGIGMVFAWLLGSDYTNGLMVGGGAAVSYVVICGMLGVARNQQMQYFVLIVSFIVPLMFLAYKLGYFWILPQFGYGQGVQDLAGEFRIDFASPFAAGSLFQWCALCFTLMVGTAGLPHVLSRFYVVPNIRDARWSLVWGLFFIALIYWSAPAYAVFARLFEARSGAIPDPAVAAKMADIVVLKAAVMGGLPDWLVGILAAGAVSAAFFTVAGLLMTGASSFSHDIYYRLINPQASEARKMAIAKGSSLALAGIVFLLALKPPALIAEITAVAFALAGNTIFPVFLIGIWWGRANHQGAIAGMLTGIVITFSSPLFGGVVPFISTVFPVTASALCGAPLVIAVMIAVSLLTPPPPEEMRRFLAEQVHGHLD; encoded by the coding sequence TCGTCATTGTCGTCGGTGTCCTGATCGCCTTTGTCATGGCCGGACTGCGTGCCAAGGCCAGGGAAAGCTCCGACTACGGCTTCGGCGGACGCTATATCGGCCGTATCGGCGGCGGTGCGGCAATCGCCAGCAACTGGATGAGCGCCGCCAGTTTTCTCGGCATGGCCGGACTTCTCTATCTCCACGGCTATTTCGCCTTCGCCTACATCATCGGCTGGACCGGAGGATACGTGCTTCTGCTCGTACTGATGGCCGGCCAGATACGGCGTTTCGGCAAGTACACCACCCCCGATTTTGTCGGCGACCGCTATGCATCGCCTGCGGCCAGGCTCATCGCAGCGGTCATTTCCATAACCATTTCCATCATCTACTGCATAGCCCAGTTCAAGGGGATCGGCATGGTCTTCGCCTGGCTCCTGGGGAGCGACTACACGAACGGCCTGATGGTTGGCGGGGGGGCGGCGGTTTCCTACGTGGTGATCTGCGGCATGCTCGGCGTGGCGAGAAACCAGCAGATGCAGTACTTTGTCCTCATCGTCTCGTTCATCGTCCCGCTCATGTTCCTTGCCTACAAGCTCGGTTATTTCTGGATTCTTCCCCAGTTCGGTTACGGGCAGGGGGTTCAGGATCTGGCGGGGGAGTTCCGAATCGATTTTGCGTCACCATTTGCCGCCGGTTCACTCTTTCAGTGGTGCGCCCTCTGCTTTACCCTCATGGTCGGCACTGCCGGACTTCCCCATGTCCTCTCCCGCTTCTACGTGGTTCCCAATATTCGCGACGCACGCTGGAGCCTGGTCTGGGGTCTCTTTTTCATCGCACTCATCTACTGGTCCGCCCCGGCTTATGCGGTTTTTGCCCGGCTTTTCGAAGCTCGCAGCGGGGCGATCCCTGATCCTGCTGTTGCCGCAAAGATGGCGGACATTGTCGTGTTGAAGGCGGCGGTAATGGGAGGGCTCCCTGACTGGCTGGTCGGCATCCTGGCCGCAGGCGCGGTCAGTGCGGCGTTCTTTACGGTAGCTGGGCTCCTTATGACAGGCGCTTCATCCTTTTCCCATGACATTTACTATCGGCTCATCAATCCGCAGGCTTCGGAGGCCCGTAAAATGGCCATTGCCAAGGGGAGCTCCCTGGCCCTGGCCGGCATCGTCTTCCTCCTGGCCCTGAAACCGCCGGCGCTGATAGCCGAAATAACTGCGGTAGCCTTTGCCCTGGCCGGAAACACCATTTTTCCCGTATTCCTCATAGGTATCTGGTGGGGACGGGCCAATCACCAGGGGGCCATTGCCGGGATGTTGACGGGGATCGTGATAACCTTCTCATCGCCGCTGTTCGGCGGCGTGGTCCCTTTCATTTCAACAGTTTTCCCTGTTACTGCTTCGGCACTGTGCGGTGCGCCGCTGGTGATTGCCGTGATGATAGCGGTTTCGCTTCTGACGCCTCCTCCTCCCGAGGAGATGCGGCGCTTTCTTGCCGAGCAGGTGCACGGGCATTTGGATTAG